Proteins encoded together in one Mobula birostris isolate sMobBir1 chromosome 7, sMobBir1.hap1, whole genome shotgun sequence window:
- the LOC140201025 gene encoding protocadherin alpha-C2-like: MRDNINWLVKYQIFYCLITTWDIVYGQIRYSAPEELQRGAFVGNIAIDLGFDLKQLSARKLRVAPSPKKQYVDVNLENGVLFVNERIDREQLCGPSPQCVLSFNVVLENPLGLHQLEVEILDINDNSPSFPKQQIRLEISESRAPGARFPLEAAHDPDIGTNSLQTYQLLPNEYFVVDVQVHDGIGKFPVLVLQRALDRETISTHRLTLLAEDGGVPVRSGTVQVTVIVNDANDNPPVFSQSVYKVNMLESAPIGTLIITLNATDLDDGPNGEITYVLSSHNSAAVRELVVVNSKTGEIRLKRQLDYEQSKTFMINLQAVDSGPYPTPQHCLVLVDVIDVNDNAPQLSVTSISNSVTENAPVGAIVALLSAEDKDSGQNGHVECRIPNHLPFKLDSPVKNSWKLLVQHVLDRETTSSYDITVTCTDAGTPPLTSKETIQVQVSDVNDNAPSFTQSVYTANVMENNVIGGSIFSVTAFDPDRGLNARLKYTILNSSLASYVSINSQSGVIYAQRSYDYEMLKNFQVYVGVQDSGIPPLTSNVTIDVVILDQNDNAPVIVHPLLEYGSAVMETMNRFAEPGYLVVKVSATDADTGQNARLSYHIFQATHRDLFTISAETGEVWTIRDIQIKDAPKQRLVIVVKDHGTPSLSATVTIAISMTGSETISSATGLSKDRELSPKLNFYLVIALGSTSIIFLVILITLAIKVHNNRNGMECQYNICCCMETSNFLNGTQKASRSLQIPPNYVEVFGGDPLSQSFRYESCSTLQTVKRNFTAPHKHGPSAGIPLAQQEPLEKESAGMVNPEICSCRTNNEVS, translated from the coding sequence ATGAGAGATAATATAAATTGGCTGGTGAAATATCAAATATTTTACTGTTTGATCACCACTTGGGATATTGTTTATGGCCAGATTCGTTATTCTGCTCCCGAGGAATTGCAACGGGGTGCCTTTGTTGGGAATATCGCAATTGATTTGGGGTTTGATTTAAAGCAGCTGTCGGCACGCAAATTGCGGGTGGCACCCAGTCCGAAGAAGCAGTATGTTGACGTCAATTTGGAGAATGGAGTTTTATTTGTGAATGAAAGAATTGACAGGGAACAGCTTTGCGGACCGAGCCCTCAATGCGTTTTGTCTTTCAacgttgtgcttgaaaatcccctCGGTTTGCACCAGCTGGAAGTGGAGATTCTTGATATAAATGACAACTCTCCCAGTTTCCCGAAACAGCAGATCCGGCTGGAAATCTCAGAGAGCAGGGCACCGGGAGCGCGATTCCCCCTTGAAGCCGCGCACGATCCGGACATTGGAACTAATTCCTTGCAGACATACCAGCTCCTCCCCAATGAATATTTCGTTGTTGATGTACAAGTCCACGATGGTATAGGGAAGTTCCCAGTATTGGTGTTGCAAAGGGCATTGGACAGGGAAACGATATCGACCCATAGGTTAACGTTACTTGCTGAAGACGGCGGAGTCCCGGTGAGATCGGGCACAGTCCAGGTAACAGTCATAGTGAACGATGCGAATGACaaccctcctgttttctcccagtCGGTTTATAAGGTCAATATGTTGGAATCGGCTCCCATAGGAACTCTGATTATTACATTAAACGCCACAGATTTGGACGATGGTCCGAATGGAGAGATAACGTATGTTCTCAGCAGCCACAATTCAGCTGCGGTTCGTGAATTAGTTGTCGTGAATTCCAAAACTGGTGAAATCAGACTGAAAAGGCAATTGGATTATGAACAAAGCAAAACATTTATGATTAATCTGCAAGCAGTCGATAGCGGCCCTTACCCAACGCCCCAGCACTGTCTTGTTTTGGTGGATGTGATTGATGTGAATGACAACGCTCCGCAACTGTCGGTGACGTCCATCTCGAATTCTGTGACAGAAAATGCTCCAGTGGGAGCTATTGTCGCCCTGCTCAGTGCGGAAGATAAGGATTCTGGGCAAAACGGGCATGTCGAATGTCGAATTCCGAATCATCTTCCCTTTAAGTTAGATTCCCCTGTGAAGAACAGTTGGAAACTGCTTGTACAGCATGTGCTGGACCGCGAGACTACCTCCAGCTATGACATTACTGTGACTTGTACGGACGCAGGGACGCCGCCCCTCACATCCAAAGAAACGATTCAGGTGCAAGTTTCAGATGTAAATGATAATGCACCCAGTTTTACGCAGTCTGTATACACGGCAAATGTTATGGAGAACAACGTTATTGGGGGATCCATATTCTCCGTGACAGCTTTCGACCCAGACAGAGGACTGAATGCTCGACTGAAATATACTATCCTGAATTCATCCCTAGCCTCATATGTCTCTATCAACTCGCAGAGTGGTGTCATTTATGCTCAGAGATCGTATGACTACGAGATGTTGAAAAATTTCCAGGTATACGTTGGGGTGCAGGATTCAGGAATCCCACCCCTCACTAGTAATGTTACAATTGATGTTGTTATTCTTGATCAGAACGATAATGCCCCGGTGATCGTGCATCCTTTACTCGAGTATGGGTCAGCAGTAATGGAGACAATGAACAGGTTTGCTGAACCTGGATATCTCGTTGTCAAGGTCTCAGCTACTGACGCCGATACTGGTCAGAATGCTCGTCTGTCTTACCACATTTTTCAGGCTACCCATCGCGATCTCTTTACTATTTCAGCAGAAACCGGTGAAGTTTGGACTATCCGTGACATTCAGATCAAAGATGCTCCAAAACAAAGGCTGGTGATTGTTGTGAAAGATCACGGAACGCCCTCACTATCAGCCACAGTAACTATAGCAATATCTATGACAGGTAGTGAAACGATATCCAGCGCCACAGGTCTAAGTAAAGATCGTGAGCTCTCTCCTAAACTGAACTTTTACTTAGTTATAGCGTTAGGGTCGACATCTATAATTTTCCTCGTCATTTTAATTACCCTTGCTATTAAAGTTCATAATAACAGAAACGGAATGGAATGCCAATACAATATCTGTTGCTGTATGGAAACAAGCAACTTTCTAAATGGAACGCAAAAGGCCAGTAGAAGCCTTCAGATTCCACCGAACTATGTTGAGGTATTTggaggtgatccactttctcagAGTTTCCGTTACGAGTCATGTTCAACTTTGCAGACTGTCAAAAGGAACTTCACGGCCCCCCACAAGCATGGACCGTCTGCAGGTATTCCCTTGGCACAGCAGGAACCTCTTGAGAAAGAAAGTGCAGGAATGGTAAACCCTGAAATCTGCAGCTGCCGTACAAATAATGAGGTGAGTTAA